One Halichondria panicea chromosome 6, odHalPani1.1, whole genome shotgun sequence genomic window carries:
- the LOC135336900 gene encoding electrogenic sodium bicarbonate cotransporter 1-like, whose protein sequence is MDEHLFRSSVVEDQEAQSIPQSRRLDPVLCTDKTIPEFDEQDYTSHRNVYVTVHVPRNKHKHHKNRRRHNRNGSHGHHVDRSHSNTDHTDYDSTVQGSHGDPQSSLGNTPSYRGDVRDGEEHPLYSPQESVGFETHKPLHGTVSDVTHNSTSRSSINGRPRYHKSNSVPQRTADLTIPKIVRDPTTPCDPCDRVKFILGAADDVDTTGCHDPTVHTVFTELEELKYDEHDHGKMEWKETARWVKFEEDVEEGGNKWSKPHVATLSLHSLFELRSCLLKGTVILDMKADNLAQISDYVLDNLVSTGQLEEENRDRVRSALLQRHKHLNSRKESDNKILDSIRSLGDMGRLNSARQNDLSDQTSNHSRFGNFTKSASSIAGLPGHGSRGGSRRGSTQVPGVSLVEGGAEGSGGSSLTRLEEGQNDSEQDLIHLSKTSANFMKKIPPGSEASNVLVGEVDFLSHSIIGFVRLSEGRVLGDLTEVPIPTRFLFILLGPTGNQERYHEIGRSIATLMSDEVFHEVAYRARNKGDLLAGIDEFLDKVTVLPPGEWDPQIRLEPPSKIPSQGIRKQSNDPRKKSVISTKGEEERTPPVRWSKRPFRGCVNDLLRCYSLYRSDLSDALSLQFLSSLFLIYFANITLAFVFGAFFSDMTQGAMGVTEMILAVSFGNFFFSIFSGQPLVILGATGPSIIFERLIFTFCTTPGINIPFLEFRFWIGLWTALFIFILVGLNSSAIVKLVTRFTGEIFSALISFVFIWEALGALWKIHLDYPYNQWILRPGMRRQCDCYEFPDLDGLQNSDLSNASRLGSYWDVRESDCSAGQLRSFVGSDCPGDLFSSHDVFLMSVILFFGTFILCFYLKKFRRSKIFKTIIRRVVSDFGVFIAVCVWVGIDVLADVDTPKLEVPNVFTENFYTSPNRTYLFIAPLGNGFPAWGVGAALLPALLATVLFFVEQHITEAIVNKKGNKLKKGPGYHVDMFIVGLMIFFHSVMGLPWVVGSTILSVSHVQSLHRYGSSDNPGEAPNFLGVREQRVTLFVMSILVGLSVMLYSVTSFIPLPVLYGLLFYLGVASLYNVQFVHRFKLLFIPNKYKPDYAYLRQVPNVRIHIYTIIQVVLLVLLCAVQAQPSLRVAFPIIVIGLMIIRWLLGFCFTRKDLKVLDDPLPEKLYCKRCKVHVKKSSEKILEEGTCSTNSDEIDGFGNIVTEEPPAIDQNISPDHAQQRKERRSASAFNITQEVDKCEIWRTMVKDLDTPYSSPRITAEYSGTRPSITVTNPERVQQAATYQDDYSPQGNNPLERLGDSPFEGAEPEVFTEATMSREQDQKTKSKACRKLFTSTAV, encoded by the exons ATGGATGAGCACCTGTTTAGGTCCTCAGTGGTGGAAGACCAAGAGGCCCAGTCCATACCACAGTCACGACGGCTGGACCCAGTCTTGTGCACTGACAAGACTATTCCTGAATTCGATGAACAAGATTATACGA GTCACAGGAACGTGTACGTGACTGTTCATGTTCCGAGGAACAAGCACAAACACCACAAGAACCGCAGAAGGCACAATCGTAATGGTTCTCACGGTCACCATGTCGACCGTAGCCATAGCAATACCGATCATACCGACTATGACAGTACCGTGCAAGGTTCCCACGGCGATCCGCAAAGTTCCCTTGGCAACACGCCGAGTTACCGTGGAGATGTAAGAGACGGCGAGGAACATCCTCTATACTCCCCACAAGAATCAGTTGGCTTTGAGACACACAAGCCACTCCACGGGACAGTCAGCGATGTGACTCATAACTCCACTAGTAGGAGCAGTATTAATGGACGTCCACGTTATCACAAGTCTAATAGTGTGCCCCAGAGAACTGCTGACCTCACCATTCCTAAGATCGTGAGAG ATCCAACAACTCCGTGTGACCCGTGTGACCGTGTCAAGTTCATCCTGGGAGCAGCTGATGATGTAGACACCACTGGCTGCCATGAccccactgtacacactgtgttCACTGAGCTGGAGGAGCTCAAGTATGATGAACATGACCATGGAAA AATGGAGTGGAAAGAGACGGCTCGTTGGGTCAAGTTTGAGGAGGACGTGGAGGAGGGGGGCAACAAGTGGAGCAAGCCTCACGTGGCCACTCTCTCACTGCACAGTCTGTTTGAGTTGAGGAGCTGTCTTCTCAAGGGAACAGTGATTCTTGACATGAAGGCTGACAATCTAGCACAAATATCAG ATTATGTACTGGATAACctggtgagtactggtcagctaGAGGAGGAGAACAGAGACAGAGTCAGGTCTGCACTGCTGCAGAGACACAAGCATCTCAATTCACGTAAAGAGTCTGATAACAAGATCCTCGACAGTATCAG ATCACTAGGCGACATGGGTCGTCTCAACTCAGCGCGACAGAATGACTTATCTGACCAGACTAGCAATCATAGCCGGTTTGGAAACTTCACTAAGTCAGCGTCCAGCATTGCCGGCCTGCCTGGCCATGGGAGCAGGGGAGGATCGAGACGAGGCTCCACAcag gtgCCAGGTGTGTCCCTGGTTGAAGGGGGCGCTGAGGGGAGTGGTGGCAGCAGTCTGACCAGACTAGAGGAGGGACAGAATGACTCAGAACAAGACCTCATCCACCTCTCCAAG aCGTCTGCCAACTTCATGAAGAAGATACCTCCAGGCTCAGAGGCGTCCAACGTTTTAGTGGGAGAAGTGGACTTCCTGTCACACTCCATCATCGGGTTTGTCCGTCTCTCTGAGGGGCGTGTCCTAGGGGACCTGACAGAGGTGCCCATCCCCACCCGATTCCTATTCATCCTCCTGGGTCCCACTGGTAACCAGGAGCGCTATCACGAGATAGGGAGGTCCATTGCTACACTCATGAGTgatgag GTGTTCCATGAGGTAGCTTACCGTGCTCGTAACAAAGGTGACCTTTTAGCGGGTATCGATGAGTTCCTGGACAAAGTAACAGTGCTACCCCCAGGGGAATGGGACCCTCAGATCCGACTGGAACCTCCGTCCAAAATCCCATCACAGGGCATCCGAAAACAGAGCAATGATCCTCGTAAGAAGAGCGTGATCTCCACGAAGGGAGAGGAGGAGAGAACACCACCAGTACGGTGGAGCAAGAG accATTCCGAGGTTGTGTGAATGACTTGCTTCGTTGCTACTCGCTCTATCGCAGTGACCTCAGTGATGCCCTCAGTCTGCAGTTCCTCTCCTCTCTGTTCCTCATCTATTTTGCCAACATTACCCTCGCCTTTGTGTTTGGTGCTTTCTTCTCCGACATGACTCAAGGGGCAATG gggGTGACAGAGATGATTCTGGCTGTCTCCTTTGGAAATTTCTTCTTCTCCATATTCTCCGGCCAACCTCTTGTCATCCTTGGAGCTACTGGTCCGTCCATCATCTTCGAGAGACTCATCTTCACGTTTTGCACCACTCCGGGCATCAACATACCGTTTCTAGAGTTTCGATTCTGGATTGGTCTATGGACAGCGCTCTTTATTTTCATTCTAGTTGGCCTGAACTCGAGCGCTATTGTGAAACTTGTCACACGGTTTACGGGCGAGATTTTCTCGGCTTTGATTTCGTTTGTGTTCATTTGGGAAGCATTAGGTGCTCTGTGGAAGATACATTTGGACTACCCGTACAATCAATGGATTTTGAGACCTGGAATGAGGAGACAATGCGATTGCTATGAATTTCCCGATTTAGACGGTTTGCAAAACTCGGATTTGTCGAATGCATCGCGTCTAGGGTCTTATTGGGACGTGCGGGAGAGTGATTGCTCAGCTGGTCAGCTTCGGAGCTTTGTTGGTAGCGATTGTCCTGGTGATTTGTTCTCGAGCCATGACGTGTTCCTGATGTCTGTTATCCTGTTTTTCGGCACTTTTATTCTTTGTTTCTATCTCAAGAAGTTTCGAAGGAGCAAAATCTTCAAAACCATT atccgGCGTGTTGTGAGTGACTTTGGAGTGTTTattgccgtgtgtgtgtgggtgggtataGACGTCCTTGCAGATGTGGACACGCCCAAACTGGAGGTTCCTAACGTCTTCACAGAAAACTTCTATACCAGCCCCAACAGAACTTACCTATTCATAGCCCCACTAG GCAATGGTTTCCCAGCGTGGGGTGTGGGTGCCGCCCTCCTACCAGCACTGCTCGCCACTGTACTCTTCTTTGTAGAGCAGCACATCACTGAGGCCATTGTCAACAAGAAGGGCAACAAACTGAAG AAGGGACCTGGTTACCATGTGGACATGTTCATTGTGGGTTTGATGATCTTTTTCCACTCTGTGATGGGTCTGCCGTGGGTAGTGGGGTCAACCATCCTCTCAGTCTCACACGTCCAATCGCTGCATCGCTACGGATCATCGGATAACCCGGGAGAGGCACCAAACTTCCTTGGAGTCAG AGAGCAACGTGTGACTCTGTTTGTGATGTCGATCCTTGTGGGGCTCTCTGTGATGCTGTACAGTGTGACCAGTTTCATACCTCTACCCGTACTCTATGGACTCCTCTTTTATCTAGGCGTGGCTTCGCTGTACAACGTCCAATTTGTGCATCGATTCAAACTACTTTTTATTCCAAACAAGTACAAACCGGACTATGCTTATCTCCGTCAAGTGCCCAACGTGCGAATACACATCTACACAATCATTCAAGTTGTCCTCTTAGTGCTGCTCTGTGCTGTGCAAGCTCAACCATCACTTAGGGTGGCTTTTCCCATCATTGTGATCGGTCTTATGATCATTCGTTGGCTGCTCGGATTTTGTTTCACTCGAAAAGACCTCAAAGTTTTAGACGATCCGTTGCCAGAGAAACTCTACTGTAAAAGATGCAAAGTACACGTCAAGAAAAGCTCTGAAAAGATTTTGGAAGAAGGGACATGTAGCACCAATTCCGACGAGATTGATGGCTTTGGAAACATTGTAACTGAAGAACCGCCTGCTATCGATCAAAACATATCCCCAGATCATGCTCAGCAACGTAAAGAACGTCGTTCAGCCTCTGCATTTAACATCACCCAAGAAGTTGATAAGTGTGAAATTTGGAGAACCATGGTTAAGGATTTGGACACGCCTTATTCAAGTCCCAGAATAACGGCAGAATACAGTGGAACACGTCCCTCTATTACTGTGACTAATCCGGAGAGAGTCCAACAAGCCGCCACTTACCAAGACGATTATTCACCACAGGGGAACAACCCTTTGGAACGATTGGGGGATTCCCCTTTTGAAGGAGCGGAGCCGGAGgtgttcactgaggctacgaTGTCACGAGAACAAGACCAGAAAACTAAATCTAAGGCCTGTAGAAAACTGTTTACAAGCACTGCTGTCTGA
- the LOC135336913 gene encoding 14-3-3 protein zeta-like, which yields MEKTVERAKVAEQAERYEDMAQAMKDLVKTKRKLSTEERNLLSVAYKNVVGARRSAWRVVSSIDDKNSNEAKGVLIEEYKKEIEKELTDICNEVLELLDKVLIPGSDDESDESKVFYQKMKGDYYRYIAEVSTENRKDSVDMASEAYKSAQETATSSMSPTHPIRLGLALNFSVFYYEIASLPDKACELAKTAFDDAIAELDQLQEDSYKDSTLIMQLLRDNLTLWTASDKVEDDEEDQ from the exons ATGGAAAAGACAGTAGAAAGAGCGAAGGTTGCCGAACAGGCTGAAAGATATGAAGACATGGCACAG GCAATGAAGGATCTAGTTAAGACCAAAAGAAAATTATCGACAGAAGAGAGAAACTTGTTGTCTGTGGCCTACAAGAATGTAGTCGGTGCTCGTCGTAGTGCTTGGAGGGTGGTCTCCAGCATTGACGATAAGAATTCTAATGAAGCAAAAGGTGTCCTGATTGAAGAGTACAAGAAAGAGATTGAGAAAGAGCTTACCGATATCTGCAATGAAGTACTT GAACTCCTTGATAAAGTCCTTATTCCCGGCTCTGACGATGAATCAGACGAGTCCAAGGTGTTCTACCAAAAGATGAAGGGTGACTACTATCGTTATATTGCCGAAGTTTCCACGGAGAACAGAAAGGACT CTGTGGATATGGCTAGTGAGGCATATAAATCAGCCCAGGAAACTGCAACCAGTAGCATgtcacccacccaccccatcCGACTTGGTCTGGCTCTCAACTTCTCCGTGTTCTACTACGAGATTGCAAGCTTACCAGACAAAGCCTGTGAGCTCGCTAAAACG GCATTTGATGATGCTATTGCTGAGCTTGATCAGCTGCAGGAGGACTCTTACAAAGACAGCACTCTCATCATGCAGCTCCTTAGGGACAACCTCACT TTGTGGACAGCCAGTGATAAAGTGGAGGATGACGAAGAAGATCAATAG
- the LOC135336909 gene encoding 14-3-3 protein zeta-like isoform X1: MCVCCVYNNRTRDIFSCHKYQAKMSNDTDALLDRARLAEQSERYEDMAQAMKSYVVKNSGVKLDSNQRNLLSVAYKNIVGARRNAWRVLSSIDSKNPTDVTKEYIGIVEKELNDLCNEVIALLDDHLVKEDTDDAESKVFYLKMKGDYYRYIAEVTDGEGKKDVVENAKKAYEKSSKFAEEKMSPTHPIRLGLALNFSVFHYEIADNRTKACELAKKAFDEAIADLDTLKEDSYKDSTLIMQLLRDNLTLWTADAGDDDAGEDQ; this comes from the exons atgtgtgtgtgttgtgtgtacaacAACAGAACAAGAGATATTTTTAGCTGTCATAAATATCAAGCCAAGATGTCTAATGATACCGATGCCCTTCTAGACAGAGCCCGGCTGGCTGAGCAGTCTGAGAGATATGAAGACATGGCACAG GCAATGAAAAGCTACGTGGTGAAAAACTCTGGGGTAAAGTTAGATTCCAACCAAAGGAACCTACTTTCAGTGGCCTACAAGAACATAGTCGGTGCTCGTCGAAATGCGTGGAGAGTGTTGTCCAGCATTGATTCAAAGAACCCAACTGATGTTACAAAAGAGTACATTGGCATCGTTGAGAAGGAGCTTAATGACCTTTGTAATGAAGTTATT gctCTCCTTGACGATCACCTCGTTAAAGAAGACACAGACGATGCAGAGTCCAAGGTGTTCTACCTCAAGATGAAGGGCGACTACTATCGTTATATTGCCGAAGTTACAGACGGAGAAGGAAAAAAAGATG TCGTGGAAAACGCTAAAAAGGCCTATGAAAAATCTTCTAAGTTTGCCGAGGAGAAGATgtcacccacccaccccattCGACTAGGTCTGGCTCTCAACTTCTCCGTGTTCCACTACGAGATTGCTGATAACAGAACCAAAGCGTGTGAGCTTGCTAAAAAG GCATTTGATGAAGCCATTGCCGATCTGGATACTCTGAAGGAGGACTCTTACAAAGACAGCACTCTCATCATGCAGCTCCTTAGGGACAACCTCACT TTGTGGACAGCAGATGCCGGTGACGATGATGCTGGGGAAGATCAGTGA
- the LOC135336909 gene encoding 14-3-3 protein zeta-like isoform X3, whose product MEKTVERAKVAEQAERYEDMAQAMKSYVVKNSGVKLDSNQRNLLSVAYKNIVGARRNAWRVLSSIDSKNPTDVTKEYIGIVEKELNDLCNEVIALLDDHLVKEDTDDAESKVFYLKMKGDYYRYIAEVTDGEGKKDVVENAKKAYEKSSKFAEEKMSPTHPIRLGLALNFSVFHYEIADNRTKACELAKKAFDEAIADLDTLKEDSYKDSTLIMQLLRDNLTLWTADAGDDDAGEDQ is encoded by the exons ATGGAAAAGACAGTAGAAAGAGCGAAGGTTGCCGAACAGGCTGAAAGATATGAAGACATGGCACAG GCAATGAAAAGCTACGTGGTGAAAAACTCTGGGGTAAAGTTAGATTCCAACCAAAGGAACCTACTTTCAGTGGCCTACAAGAACATAGTCGGTGCTCGTCGAAATGCGTGGAGAGTGTTGTCCAGCATTGATTCAAAGAACCCAACTGATGTTACAAAAGAGTACATTGGCATCGTTGAGAAGGAGCTTAATGACCTTTGTAATGAAGTTATT gctCTCCTTGACGATCACCTCGTTAAAGAAGACACAGACGATGCAGAGTCCAAGGTGTTCTACCTCAAGATGAAGGGCGACTACTATCGTTATATTGCCGAAGTTACAGACGGAGAAGGAAAAAAAGATG TCGTGGAAAACGCTAAAAAGGCCTATGAAAAATCTTCTAAGTTTGCCGAGGAGAAGATgtcacccacccaccccattCGACTAGGTCTGGCTCTCAACTTCTCCGTGTTCCACTACGAGATTGCTGATAACAGAACCAAAGCGTGTGAGCTTGCTAAAAAG GCATTTGATGAAGCCATTGCCGATCTGGATACTCTGAAGGAGGACTCTTACAAAGACAGCACTCTCATCATGCAGCTCCTTAGGGACAACCTCACT TTGTGGACAGCAGATGCCGGTGACGATGATGCTGGGGAAGATCAGTGA
- the LOC135336912 gene encoding 14-3-3 protein zeta-like: protein MSAETILEKAKLAEQAERYKDMAREMKQYVEMEADFTSESRNLLSVAYKNVVGAHRSAWRVVSSIESRQSDDQKREGIKSYREEIEKDLNDVCSEVLHLLDDFLIKKDATKEDAESKVFYLKMKGDYHRYIAEVAVESAKDDAKTKAEAAYEDATKEANDKMPSTHPIRLGLALNHSVFHFEIMNKREKACELAKTAFDDAIAELDNLKEDSYKDSTLIMQLLRDNLTLWTSDTSNEGEEAQD, encoded by the exons ATGTCGGCTGAGACTATCCTTGAGAAGGCTAAGCTTGCTGAGCAGGCTGAGCGATACAAAGACATGGCTAGG GAAATGAAGCAATATGTCGAAATGGAGGCAGATTTTACATCTGAATCAAGAAACTTGTTGTCTGTGGCCTACAAGAATGTAGTCGGTGCCCACCGTAGTGCTTGGAGGGTGGTCTCCAGCATTGAGAGCAGGCAATCTGATGACCAAAAACGTGAAGGTATCAAATCTTATCGGGAGGAAATCGAGAAAGATCTTAATGATGTCTGTAGCGAAGTTCTT CATCTGCTTGATGATTTCCTCATCAAAAAAGATGCAACAAAAGAGGATGCAGAGTCCAAGGTGTTCTACCTCAAGATGAAGGGTGACTACCATCGTTATATTGCCGAAGTTGCAGTCGAGTCTGCGAAGGACGATG cCAAAACAAAAGCTGAAGCTGCATATGAAGATGCTACAAAGGAAGCCAATGACAAAATGCCATCCACCCACCCCATTCGACTTGGTCTGGCTCTTAACCACTCTGTATTCCACTTTGAAATCATGAACAAACGTGAAAAAGCCTGTGAGCTTGCCAAAACG GCATTTGATGATGCTATTGCTGAGTTGGACAATCTGAAGGAGGACTCTTACAAAGACAGCACTCTCATCATGCAGCTCCTTAGGGACAACCTCACC TTATGGACATCAGATACTTCAAACGAAGGAGAAGAGGCACAAGACTAG
- the LOC135336916 gene encoding uncharacterized protein LOC135336916, whose amino-acid sequence MYYSATHTAVENASQAYLDANTTATNKMPPTHPIRLGLALNFSVFYYEISNKPDKACELAKKAFDDAIAELDNLKEDSYKDSTLIMQLLRDNLTLWTSENQQGEEEEEPQN is encoded by the exons ATGTACTACTctgccacacacacagctgtggaAAATGCTTCTCAGGCATATTTGGATGCCAACACCACTGCCACTAATAAAAtgccacccacccaccccatcCGACTTGGTCTGGCTCTCAACTTCTCCGTGTTCTACTACGAGATTTCAAACAAGCCAGACAAAGCCTGTGAGCTTGCTAAAAAG GCATTTGATGATGCTATTGCGGAGTTGGACAATCTGAAAGAGGACTCTTACAAAGACAGCACTCTCATCATGCAGCTCCTTAGGGACAATCTCACT CTTTGGACGTCTGAGAATCAGCAAGGAGAGGAGGAAGAGGAGCCCCAGAATTAG
- the LOC135336909 gene encoding 14-3-3-like protein 1 isoform X2 — MEKTVERAKVAEQAERYEDMAQAMKDLVKTKRKLSTEERNLLSVAYKNVVGARRSAWRVVSSIDDKNSNEAKGVLIEEYKKEIEKELTDICNEVLELLDKVLIPGSDDESDESKVFYQKMKGDYYRYIAEVSTENRKDSVEKASDAYKLAQETATSSMSPTHPIRLGLALNFSVFYYEIASLPDKACELAKTAFDDAIAELDQLQEDSYKDSTLIMQLLRDNLTLWTASDKVEDDEEDQ, encoded by the exons ATGGAAAAGACAGTAGAAAGAGCGAAGGTTGCCGAACAGGCTGAAAGATATGAAGACATGGCACAG GCAATGAAGGATCTAGTTAAGACCAAAAGAAAATTATCGACAGAAGAGAGAAACTTGTTGTCTGTGGCCTACAAGAATGTAGTCGGTGCTCGTCGTAGTGCTTGGAGGGTGGTCTCCAGCATTGACGATAAGAATTCTAATGAAGCAAAAGGTGTCCTGATTGAAGAGTACAAGAAAGAGATTGAGAAAGAGCTTACCGATATCTGCAATGAAGTACTT GAACTCCTTGATAAAGTCCTTATTCCCGGCTCTGACGATGAATCAGACGAGTCCAAGGTGTTCTACCAAAAGATGAAGGGTGACTACTATCGTTATATTGCCGAAGTTTCCACGGAGAACAGAAAGGACT CTGTGGAGAAGGCTAGTGACGCATATAAATTAGCCCAGGAAACTGCAACCAGTAGCATgtcacccacccaccccatcCGACTTGGTCTGGCTCTCAACTTCTCCGTGTTCTACTACGAGATTGCAAGCTTACCAGACAAAGCCTGTGAGCTCGCTAAAACG GCATTTGATGATGCTATTGCTGAGCTTGATCAGCTGCAGGAGGACTCTTACAAAGACAGCACTCTCATCATGCAGCTCCTTAGGGACAACCTCACT TTGTGGACAGCCAGTGATAAAGTGGAGGATGACGAAGAAGATCAATAG